One Rattus norvegicus strain BN/NHsdMcwi chromosome 20, GRCr8, whole genome shotgun sequence DNA segment encodes these proteins:
- the LOC134483863 gene encoding uncharacterized protein LOC134483863 — translation MGLALQQPPLIIQLKATATPVSIKQYPMSWEAYQGIKPHIRRLLDQGILVPCRSPWNTPLLPVKKPGTGDYRPVQDLREVNKRVEDIHPTVPNPYNLLSTLPPTHTWYTVLDLKDAFFCLRLSPESQPLFAFEWKDSEMGLSGQLTWTRLPQGFKNSPTLFDEALHRDLADFRVQHPTLILLQFVDDLLLGATSETACHQGTESLLQTLGRLGYRASARKAQICQTQVTYLGYQLRDGQRWLTPARKQTVANIPAPRNGRQLREFLGTAGFCRLWIPGFAEMAAPLYPLTKQGVLFQWGAEQQEAFDNIKRALLSSPALGLPDITKPFELFVDEKQGYAKGVLTQRLGPWKRPVAYLSKKLDPVASGWPPCLRMVAAIAVLTKDAGKLTLGQPLTILAPHAVEALIKQPPDRWLSNSRMTHYQALLLDAERVQFGPVVALNPATLLPLPEEAEQHDCLQILAEVHGTRPDLSDRPLQDADHTWYTDGSSYLVNGEQKAGAAVTTEDKVIWASALPVGTSAQRAELIALTQALKMAEGKRLNVYTDSRYAFATAHIHGEIYRRRGLLTSEGKDIKNKTEILALLAALFLPKRLSIIHCPGHQKGHSPEARGNRLADVSAREAAMGTQVLSLKDQDQPTSPQPEQTGWLYTTEDTKLLQKMGAVWCPQLKRWVYTGKTVMPTKMTFELISYLHKLTHLGLKKMKTLLRREEIDTYLLGRDQALREVTESCRACAQVNPGKAKIGQGVRPRGHRPGTHWEIDFTEIKPGMYGHKYLLVFIDTFSGWVEAFPTKHETAKVVTKKLLEEIFPSTSSGPTNRAERHLETSSRGLPRQA, via the exons atggggttggcgctccaacagcctcccctaattatccagttaaaggccaccgcgactcctgtctccattaaacagtaccccatgtcatgggaagcttatcagggcataaagccacatatcaggaggctcttagaccaaggcatcctagtcccttgccggtcaccctggaatacgcctctgctacctgttaagaagcccggcactggagactataggccagtacaagatttgagagaggtcaacaaaagagtagaagatattcatccaactgtcccaaacccttataacctactcagcaccctgcctcccacccatacttggtatacggtcttagatctgaaggatgctttcttctgcctccggctgagcccagaaagccagcccttatttgcttttgagtggaaagactctgaaatggggctttcgggacagttgacttggacaaggttaccacagggtttcaaaaacagcccaacgctctttgatgaggccttacacCGGGACTTGGCTGACTTTCGAGTCCAGCATCCCACTCTTATACTTCTTCAGTTTGTTGATGACCTTCTTCTAGGGGCCACTTCTGAGACAGCATGCCACCAGGgaacagaatccctcttgcagactttggggcgattgggctatcgagcttctgccagaaaggctcaaatttgccagacccaggttacttatttaggctatcaactaagggatggacagcgatggctgactccggctaggaaacagaccgtggccaacatcccagccccaagaaatggccgacagctacgggaattcctaggaacggcgggattctgccgcctctggattcctgggtttgccgagatggcagcccccttgtaccctctcactaaacagggggtgctcttccagtggggggcagaacaacaggaggcatttgataacattaaacgggccttgctgtcctcccctgccttgggtctcccagacatcaccaagccctttgaactatttgtggatgagaagcaagggtatgctaagggggtcctaacacaaagactgggaccctggaagcgcccggtagcctacctgtctaagaaattagaccctgtggcctctggttggccaccatgcctgagaatGGTGGCAGCCATTGCCGTCCTAACTAAAGACGCTGGGAAGTTGACCTTGgggcagccactcaccatcctggcacCCCATGCAGTGGAGGCTTTGATAAAACAGCCCCCTGACCGCTGGCTCTCCAATtcccgcatgacccactaccaagccttgctacTGGATGCGGAACGGGTCCAGTTTGGGCCCGTGGTCGCTctcaacccagccactctgcttcctttgccagaggaggcagaacagcacgactgtctgcagatcctcgcagaagtacatggaaccagaccAGACCTATCGGACCGGCCTCTCCAGGATGCTGACCATACGTGGTATACCGATGGTAGCAGCTACTTGGTGAACGGGGAACAGAAAGCTGGAgccgcggtcactacggaggacaaagtgatctggGCAAGCGCCTTGCCTGTTGGTACCTCCGCACAGCGGGCTGAACTCATTGCCTTAACCCAGGCGCTCAAAATGGCAGAAGGTAAGAGgctgaatgtatatacagacagccgctacGCCTTTGCTACAGCACACATCCATGGAGAGATCTACCGGAGaagagggctgctcacatctgagggtaaggacattaagaacaagactgaaattctggccctcctggcagctctgttcctaccaaaaagactgagcattatacattgcccagggcatcagaagggACACAGCCCCGAGGCACGGGGAAATCGGCTAGCTGATGTCTCAGCGCGTGAGGCCGCCATGGGCACCCAAGTTCTGTCCTTAAAAGACCAAGATCAACCCACGTCTCCACAGCCGGAACAGACCGGTTGGCTCTACACCACGGAGGACACAAAGCTCCTACAGAAAATGGGGGCCGTTTGGTGCCCACAACTAAAACGGTgggtctacacagggaaaacagttatgcctacgaagatgacctttgaattaatctcctacctacataaactaacacacctgggactcaagaagatgaagaccctcttaagacgagaagagattgacacctacCTCCTGGGACGAGATCAGGCCTTGAGGGAGGTGACTGAAAGCTGCAGGGCCtgtgctcaggtaaacccaggaaaagctaaaattggaCAAGGAGTCCGTCCCCGAGGACATCGGCCTGGTACCCACTGGGAAATTGACTTCACTGAAATCAAGCCTGGTATGTACGGACACAAATACCTCTTAGTGTTCATAGATACCTTCTCCGGATGGGTAGAGGCTTTCCCCACGAAACATGAAACGGCCAAGgtggtgaccaagaagctcctcgaagaaatcttccccag CACATCTTCAGGCCCTACAAATcgtgcagagagacatctggaaaccTCTAGCCGCGGCCTACCAAGACAGGCTTGA